The window TCTCAGAGATGAGAAGAAAAGCCCATCTAGGATCCGGCTGTCTCACATGTTCTACAAACCCTGGTCACACCTAAGATCTTTCCAGCTCTAGCTTGTACTCCAAACATTTCTCTCTGAGGGATTTTTAtggttaattttatttttaacatgacaTTAAAGGAGAATGGGGAATGTACATCACATATCCTACATTTTGTACCAGCTGCTGCTTTAGCTAAAACCAGCAGCCTTAAATAACACAGTGTAGGAGGGCTGCTGCACAATGTCCTCTGGGTGtccaggctgcagccccagctcttgTGCCAGGCAGATCACATGAACATATTTGTATTAGAGGGATAAGCTGtcagtttatttgttttcctgttttaggACTGATTGAAAGGAACCTTTGCATTGATGAGTGCTTTTAGAGCCATCCACTGCACAAAACCAAGGAAATTTCCAGTCTGTTGCTGACAGGTGTCCCAGCAGCTTGGTACATAGTAGAGGGACCATGCACTGGTCCATAGAGGTCTTCAGAGACCTAACTAGGATTCTTGCCATCTAGCAAGACTTAGGTTTCTGTTGATATAGGTTTCTGTTGATACTTCAGTACTGGAGTTGAATGACTCCAAGGAGCAATGGTTAACAACAAAGGTATTTTAGACTTAGTTTGGATATTTCTTCTCAGTCTGGAGGATATGACCTTCAAACAATACTGTACCTTAAAAAGTAACATGATAAACACCTTAGAATTATGACCTATGAATGCCTTTGGAAGCTGCAGGAAGGTCAGTATGAACCTGTCACCAGTACATAGAGGCACAACCAGCAGCTTCAGGGAGATTTGTCTGGcttctgctgccttctctgctgGATACAGAGCATGCAGAGATGGTTTATGGTTTGGGTCATCAGGACTAACTTGATCAAAAGACGCTGTGTGTTTAGTTCGCAGTTactcctgcccttcccaccatAAAGCTCATTGAGAACAGTCATTCTCTCAGGAAAACCAAATTCTGTTCCTACCAAGGACTGTCTGACAATATTTTCAAGGAAACAGCTCTGAGCCATGCATGGATTGAGGGCAGATGGAAATCTATTTTCTAGGCATATGCATGTCCTGAGTCTTCCTGGGATTTCCTAAGTGCAACCTTGCAGCAGCCTCTCCACCACATCTAGATTGTGCCTCAGGTTTCTTCACTCAAGGGACCTCCAGAACTAGCATCCCAAATCTGAAGACTAAAGGACTTGGTGTCTCAATGAAAACTATTAATACAGATGCTGTATGACTCATGATCATTAGAGATCTCACTGTACAGACATGCATTtatttgatgtatttatttatgaagaATGTGTGGAGTAACCGAAGATTTTCTATGTCTTTGATATATATTTCTGTGGGCAAATATTGAAGGGTGTGAGGAGGAAGTTagcatctgtatttttatgttttgctcCCTGATTGaggttaattttaattttttcaatatATGCTCCAGTATTTTACTGAGCTTGTCTCTCAATGGGATTATTTGGAAAAGAGTTATCAGATTTTCCTGTGCTACTTTCATTCCCCTCAGAATGTTGATGGATAGAAAAGGCTTAATGTTCACTACAAAGGTAAACCATTCAGCCCCCAAAACTAAATACAAGCCCAGAAGAAAGACAGATTTTCCTTCCTTGATATTATAAAGAGCTGCTTTCTGTAACTCATTTTTAAGAGGCTGTAATACACAATCAGAGCAATGACATGCCATTGAAATAGGCATATTATTAACTTGAAGTAAGGATTAAACCTGCAgctgaagcatttaaaaataatgtagttTAGGTTTTGTAGACATTACTCCTACTCCAGAGTATACACAGCAGCTTACTATATGCTGTCCCCAAAAGCATTCGCTTTGGGCTGGAACAAGCCATCATGctgacagagcagcacagctccctcAGAGAGCCCTGGACCTTCTCCTTCCTAACTGCAGCACTAGGAATTGCCATGAAAATCACTGAGGAGTAGGGATCATCCTGGACTGAGCTTAATTTAACTCAAAGGTAAAGCAGAAGCAACCTCTTACTCCTGACAGCCCCTTCCTTGTGTTTTTCTGCCCCGGTCAGCCCCAGTGCCCGGTTAGCTCTCTGCAGCTTGAGAGGCAGCCAAGCTGCAGCACTTCAGTAGTTGAATGAGGACAAGAAAACCAACCCACGAGCAAAACCTGTGCAGTCCTTGTTGGCACCTCTGCTGTGCAATTTTGACTTATTTATGACCTGGAGCTTGGCATCAAGAACATGActctcaggaagaaaaaagcgTGGTCCCCAACAGCTAGAATCAGGATGCAGTGACCCCGCAAAGAAAGCTGAGCTAAAGAAGGGTCCCATCCGCCTGCCTGGCTGCTTGACTCTGCCTCCAGCTCAGCTCAAGTGTGTTGGGAGGTGGATTTAATCCGCTGGCTGCTGCGGCCCTCTCGTGGCCAAGCAGACCCAGCTGCGCTGCTGCATCCCGGCTGCTGGGAAAGCGCAGGAAGTTCTCTGTGGGAGGAGAGCCTATTTTAGAAAGCACAACAAGTAGATATTAAATAGCGTATTCGCCCaagaataaatatgtatataaataaaaggaaCAGGCACTTAGGATAGCATTTGTTCCAGGTGAACAGGCAGAATTGTTGTTAAATAACTTGCTTTTcaagaatcaaaagaaaaattacagataAAGCATTAAGCAGTCATGTTTTTAATGGACTGCCCTGTTTCATCTCCTTAGGCTGTCACTAAAGAGTCTGCTTTGAAGAGCTCCTTTTCTTCTGAGCATTTGCACATTGATTTACAATGGTGTGGGTAAATTTGGTGCTCACAGGTTTTGCTGAGTATCTGCTTACTGGAAACATGTCTATCTGCACAGAAAACTCCAAGGAGGGGTAAAAACCTCTTGGTTTGGGGAGGATATGGGGGAACATGCGCTGCTCCAAATGTCTGCAAAGACTAACAGGTAGATTATTCTTTGGAGCTTGAAAAACAAGACtagttttttggtttattttggttttctttttaatctacCACATAGAGACAGAGACATCACCAGCATTTGGAAATATACCATGGGCATTAACTGTGGAAGGAGAACACTGATGAGAGCAGTGCTGAGAGCCTGCCCAACAGCCCACTGTACACTCgctgcccagtgctgcaagCAAGCACAAGCAAAGGAGATAGATAccttcagaataaaaaataaaatggatcaAAATGAAAGGCTTGTGCATAGGTATGGAATACTCTGGAGGAGACTGTCCAGTTTTGACTGATGTTTCTTAGACTCACAGCAGTAGTACTTACAGACCAATGTGCTGCAGTCCAGACAGAGAGATGATGTTACACTAccagttttccatttcttttctcttttattccttACAGAAGTTTCAGGACAAATGGCTGCATGTCaaaaagatatgaaaaaaatgcgaaccaaaaccaaccaaccaaaccaaaaacccaaacaagaaaaaacaaaccaaataaaataaaaaaacactcaaaaccaaaacaacccaaacaagcaaaaaccaaaacaaaccccgaaaaaaaaacaaaggacaaaGTAGAGCCACAATAACTGTATGAACTGAAATTACCTTTTCAGATATGAGCACTGATACTGGTCAGTCTCTCTGAGCAGAGAGATGGTGCTTGGGCTGCAGGTAGGTTTATTGGGATCATGACATGTAATAGTTTACAAGCCAATGTGCTGACCCATGTGCACATACTGGAACAAGCCTTTTGATTAATAACAGGCATCACTAAGGCAGCCCCTTAGGGTACACACAGACATGTGGTTTCCAGCTTAAGCACGGGAAAATCAGTTTATAGTGGCAggctctgtgcctgcaggtATCTGAGCTGGTGCTTCCTGCCCTGAGAGATATTTGCAATGAAGCCAgtgggactgcagacagcttACCCCCCTATACTCAGGCACAGCGCGCGGAGAGAATGCAATGCCAAGCCCCTCTAACATTGGGTGCAGCATCTCCCTCTAGAGTCGGGCCCCAGAGGCACATCCTTCAGCCCTTTGAACAACTCAGGTCCCTGTGAAAGTAGTCTTAACTTACCTGTATTAACATCTTAAATACATACATTATATTTAAGTAACGTCGGTTATGTTTTGATGCACTGCAGCGATGTGGCTTTGGGTGAGCCAAACTGCCTCCCACAGATACAGCACAAGGAAAAGTTGCAGCTTGCTCACAGCTTTTCCACATCCTCAGGCCCATCTTTCTCACAAGAAAACCTTAATGTTTCCATAAAatggcattttgcttttttgttttgttttatttttaactaaataacctctttgctcttcattttctgtaagcCCAcatgtgcagaaaaaaaagtgaccTTTTTGGTTTaagattgcttttattttaaatgggaaaaaacagtAGTAAGAAAGTAACTAAATGTCTGCCTGAAAGAACACAGGGCAGGCATCGTCCTGGGATCCAAAAACATCTCCAAACATAATAACTGGTAATTTTTTAAGACATGCCTATATTGCGAGGTGCTGAGATGATTTTGGCAGTAAATACCTACACTGATACCCCCATGTGAAACAGCCTAGGTCAGAGCAACTTACATCTCATATCTGAGTGCAGCAAGGCACATTACTTGGGTGCAAAGCAGTAGGGACACCTTTCCAGTCTTGCCCGGACACAGGTGGAAGCAGTGGTTCTCTATGCAGACAGCACGGGGGCTGCAGCTTCATCCCAGCTGAAAAACAGCACCTGGTCATATAGACATGTCTTTAGATATGTAAACATGCTGGCTCTATAAAAAAGTGGAAATCCCAGTGTCAAAAGCACAGACAGGATGCATACTGTCAAAAACCGAGTCCATGTAGGCTTTTAGTGAGATGAAGCTCTTTACtctctggaaaatgttttcctagGGCTAGACTAGGACCTGGTGTAGCAGAAGTGTCCCTGGCCAAGACAGGgaggttggaaatagatgatctttaaggtcccctccaacccaaaccattctatgattctatgactgaatAGCCAGGGTGAAATCTTGGCCCCGATGACCTCAGCAGGACAAAGAGCTCATCTCTGGTTTCACAGGTGACTCCGCTGACCCTGGCTGGGAATGAGAGGCTGCAGCTGAGCCTCACTTTCTCACCTTCTTGCCTGTGAGCTGCCATCTTTCTATGCTACACCCTTCTGCAACTGCATTGCCTCCATACCCACCCTAACTTGTCTTCTACAGTTGGTCTGGACTCTAGGAATCAACCACAATCATACTCAGGTTATTGCTGAAGATGATCCTCCCATCCTTtttgctgctgcactctggCTGGCAGAGAGCCTCCTGCAGCTGCCGCCGCAGACCTGGGGGGGCCGTACCCAGGAAGTTTTTTGTCCCCGTCAGGAAATCCATCATGCAGCCTCCAACCAGGTCCCCATCAATAAAGCACTCGGTGATATCCCAGCCTGACGGGAACTCATAAATGCGGTATTCAATACCAAGTCTCTTCAAAATATCTGTGATGCCACTGGAGGTGATGTAGTGGCCACTGTCTGTGGAAGGCAAACAGTGTCTGTACTTCTGCCATAAGCTGGCCCATCCACTACTGTCTGACAGAACAGGAAGAAAGGTTATTTTTGCAAAGCCAAAGCAGTCAAACACCAGCTAATGCAACTACTAAATGAGTTAGAAATGCTCCCTTGCTGCTGACCCAGAGCTTTCCACCCAGAGTCCACTTAAAAATATCCATACCCAGAGAAAGGTAAACCTGGGGTCTCCCCACTTATTCCAAAACTCccccattaaaagaaaattaatgggAGATGGCCTCAGGCACTGGATTTGGCTAGAAGGATTACACACAGAGGTGCCAGTGTGCTGAGGCTGCACATGCACACTACCTATTAAGTGCCCTTTGCTAGAATACTGTAAACCTGAATTTTAAGTGCATATCGAAGAATGCTGAAAAAGACTGTCCAAGCTAGCAAGAGAAACAGCCTACCAGCAACATGAGAGGGAATATTAATAGCAAAAATGGGGAAGAAGCCTGTCCCTAAAGATTGGTCCTCCCAGAGCTCAGGTAATGTTTTTACAGCGATAATTTCACCATAAGGTTTGACCCTCATTCATGAATAGCCACACTTCTCTCTAGCCAGTAATTTCACAGCAGGAGGCCTCTTTTAGTTATGGAGCTATTTATCTATTTAATAACCATGGAAATAATACCACAAAGGGGTCCCACCAGATATTGGGGTCCAAGAGGCTAAGCCCAAGATTACATGCTCCCTATGAAATACAgcactggttttatttaattactCTAGAAGAATAAGAGCTACTGAAATCCtgagaagcaaaaaataaaggTGCCTCTTACCTGATAAAATTATGATCAGGAGTTTACCATGATGGTCAaggcagctgtggaaaaacttgATAGTACTGGGAATATCCTCCACACGGTACAGCATCTAGAAGTGACAGAGTTACACACAGCCATTATTCCTCCTTTACAGTGCAATGGCCCTTCAAAGGCTTAAACACTTTCTCTATAGAGTTGGTTTTAGCTACTTCACAGTTTCTTCCCAGCCTGTCCTGACTTAGCATGCACATTTAAGGATGCCCCACAGGACTGATCCATCACCAGCTCTCCACTGGCACCAACAGCCTGGGGGACAGACCCAGGGACCTTCTGCTCAGCTTCAGCCATCAGCCAGATGCTGACCTGCCACAGAGGGGAGTCTCCTGGTTTGTATGGGTGGTCCTTATCAGCAGGGGCATTTCTCAGACATGCCTGGAACATGGGTAGGATGGGTCTCTTCCAGATATTGAGGAATTTGCACTAAGACAAAGCAGGGCTCATGTCAAAGGCTGCCATCGGGACTTATAACTTGACCCATCCATCAAGCCCCCAAAACATTTTCTGGTTGTGAAATCAGCTTTTATGAAATGAAAGCAGGAtgtgatgaaagaaaaatgaaagaaaagccacTAAAGCAAAAGAATAACTGATTTTTTACAAAATACTATTTTGCACATACAACAGCAGTGTCATCAGTATCAGAgacacagcagcatcatttctgACCCAAAACCTAACACAGGTGTTCTTTCACAAAGCTTTCTCTTCAGTGCTATCCAAACTACTCTGATAAGGCAAAACAGTCAAGGTCttttgcagcagcaaaacatGGTTGTTGGTTTCTGTGTGACAGCCTGAGACTTGTCCTGTTTTTTTTATCTACCATACACAGTTAAACCAGTACAAACCAGAGACCAAAACCAGGGTGGATAGGGAATGAGGTTTGATGTTAGTATAGCTTCTGCACGAGTTGTGGCTCATGGGAGAGCTCAGTGACACCAGTGCTCAGCTCTGGTCCCCCTAACTTCATGCATACAGCAGAAATGAAGGGAGTGGCTGAAGCTAACACTCCTGTATTAAAACAGTACTCCATTACCTGGATCATATGGATGAAGTCAAATTTCTTATGTGTGCCTTTCTCTTTCACCTGTTGTTCATACTCTGAGGAAGTGAGCTGGTGCCAACtaaaagagacatttttcaGGTCTGGAGCTTGATGCACTAACTCTGTTTTAGAAAGTAGTAGAAAAAAGTGATTTTCAGAGAACAGTAAAACTCATCATTCAAATAGACAATTCTTGATGTACCCCAGGCAGAAAGTATAGCTTTACCTTTGTAAGCTGCCACATGTTGTGGGTTGGGCTCTACAATTTCGTTGTCAATAAGGACACCTGGGTGTGCATCCTGCAGTATCCTGATCATTTTCAAATCCTGCTCACCTATTCAATAAACATAAAATCATTGCTTCAAAAAGTGCTTAAATGCAATGAAAAGATGCAGTGTACCTGCCACCTCCCTGCTGGGAAATCCCCCAGGCAGAAGTGAGGCGCTTTCTACCCTGCAGCCTGCATCGAGCCCATCGAGCCCAGTGGTAGTCTTACCATGATATTTGACTGCTTGAGGTAACATATCATTACAGATAAGACTAAGAACAAGAACAACAGTGCAGAAACCTGCTAGTGACATTACTCTGTGTCATGGGACAAACAGGTCAAAATAATCAAAGgtctgtatttataaaaaacAACCAGGAAGCATTAGTTTCCAACAAAACCACAGAGTTTGAATGGATGCAAGGAGCCAGTTGGCACAACGGTATAACTTCAGCATGGCACAGGGTGGTCCATGCCTTGGGCAGTGCCACAAGAACACGATGGCTGTTCTGGTGTGACACAGCTCCCAGACTCAGGAAGCAGCATGGCAAGAAGAAAGACCCATTGACATACTCTTCCCTCTTCAGGGACCAGCCACCTGCACTCAGCTCTGAACATTGGCTGATTTTGGAGCTGCAAGTAGAAAATCGCATATTTGTGTGTAGGTAGCCTGCAAATTTAGCTGTTGGTGCTCCTCCAGTGCTGTCTAAGCTCTGAAGCAGCAAGCAACATCCTGTCCTATCCTAGGAAATTTCCAGCCTCTTTTGAAGTGATGCAGGTCACTCCTGTTTTCTCTCAGAAAGGCCGCAATACACCAAGCGTACAAAGAGCCTCTGATTCATCTGGGactacagaaacaaacagcaaacgTGACCACCTTAAGTGGACCTCTGCATGAATCCTGTCTGTAGCTTATGGTGGGGCCTAAAAATAGGCCTGCACATGCAAATGCCACACACAGAGGTCTTGATATTAAATACTGCATCTTTCCTAGCTGACGTACAAGCTATGAGAAAAGTCTTCATCTTTGACAGGTGTTGCAGTAAATAGAATTCAAGGAGGGAAACAGACGCCATGCCAGCACTACAGGGACATCCGAGGAAGGACAAGCCTTTTGAAAttggagaaaaaataaccaaGACCCCTGAGGAATGCaatggcagcagtgcagggctggCCGAAAGTATGGGGAACGAGGCTGTGGCTGCGTATGTTTAAGGTGGGTGCACGGACCAATAATTGACAGGATGGAAGATCCCTATTGGAAGGAGCTGATTCGTTTTAGGCAGTCCTAAATGCCAGTTAGTATGTGCCTGAGATGGGGAGCACCAGCAATTAGAGGTGCTGACGTGGGGTCCTTGCAGTctcagggcaggcaggaggtAAAGCATCGCCACCCCATGCCCTGGAGCCACTGTTGATGGCAAATAGGTGTATCACAGCAAATGCATTTCATAAAAGTAGCTTAGGTGGAGTTTTTTACTCCATCTCTGTAAAGTACCCTAATCTGGTCTTTGCAAGAGCAGTGAATAGTGTCCTCATCTGGAGTATCTGCAAAAACTAGCAGTAAAATACAGTGGTTCAGAGCAGGAATTTCTctgtgccagccctgccagcaaTTCTTCAGTACTAACCATAGTGAGGGTGAAGCATGAGTGAAACCCCTCTGCAAAGAGCAGCCCATGCATCACTAACTGGGAGGTTACAGCCCAGAGAGTTAAACCAGCCATGGGTAATGAGAATGACAAAATGTGATCTGGAGCTGACAACAGTATTTTAGGATGTAGAGCCAGTCCCTAATCCccattaatattttcatcaactaAATTAATTCTGGGGACTCTGTGAAATCAGAGTCCAAGCCTGAAAAGGTCAGGGATCAGATATAACCTTTTGCTCAATGCCATCCCAGCTTACTCCCTGCCTGGCCACAGAAGTTCAGCTCTTGCAGCTGTGGGCAAGGTGAGCGAGTGCAACTCTGTACCATGTCATCTGTGAGGGGCAGGAAACCCATgaaattttaaaggttttacttttctattaaaacaccttctgaaaaggaaataaagaaaaatcaggacTGTACAAAAAGTTCATTTTCCCCTTGTGTTTTCCTGGAGTCAGAATTTCGGATTTATAATACTTTAGGAAAATAGAGTGCAATTGAGAACTGAGTGATTTCTTCCTGGTTGCTTTCTCATATGCTCCAAAATATTCCCAGCTGGGGAAAACAGTTCAATGATATTTTTCTCTCACtcaagaaaacaaggaagaaaaaaaaaaaaaggaaaaataaaagtgagaaaaatactttcatttgaAAGTATTAGCACTTAACATTcatctgaaagtattttttaaagcaaaagcaaactcTGACAAATCAAACTGCCACTTCTTTTCTCTACTTCTTATTTATCCCCAATTCTCCTAGGAACAAAGTTGGATGTTTcctcaatttttttattttaaacacaaattcATTTAGAACAGCTTCAAAGCTATTTTCCAAAACTTGGGTTTCTCCCTGTGGGGAAATACCATTTGCAGTTAAACCTTACTTATCACTGAATATAAACAAAGTAGTAACAAAGATACGCATCTTGAAAAAGCTGAGGCAGCCCCATGCTAATGGTGGTTTGCACCACCTGGAGCAGAGCATTGCCCAGCTTTGGCCTCTGGGATCTCTAAAAGCAAAGTAGAAAGAGATCCTTTCAGATGGGATAGTCTAAGATAGGACTTAGGGTGGAATAAACCACTTAGATCTCTTTAATTCTCTCTGACGAGGTTTGAAGATGCCCTCATACCTAACCCAGTTCTTGCTTTGAGACATACGAAGTCAGGTGAGAGTCATTAAGAGGAACAGACTAAGCCAAAATCATCCTACTCATCTCACTTCTTGGAAAGATTAGAGAAGCAGTGTTTCAGAAGGGAGATGTGAAAGGCAGGGATGGGAACATTTCTCTCACCCTGGCTCTTACATTTTCTCTCACCTGTCTCTCATCTCCCTGGATGGCAATATGGCTCCACACCCCATATTGCCATCCTCTGCCTTGATGAGAATcactgttattaaaaaaaaacctgatttGCTCAGAGTTTCGGTATCACCTTCTGcaac of the Melopsittacus undulatus isolate bMelUnd1 chromosome 4, bMelUnd1.mat.Z, whole genome shotgun sequence genome contains:
- the LOC101875459 gene encoding carnosine N-methyltransferase 2, with the protein product MDPVPEMKRNRFPSMNFEAEILTAPHDNSELYVIPSMRSLTAEEYVEAFKSFLDHSTEHQCMDEFNKKELPNIMAGLGNGKSTINVLGVGSGTGEQDLKMIRILQDAHPGVLIDNEIVEPNPQHVAAYKELVHQAPDLKNVSFSWHQLTSSEYEQQVKEKGTHKKFDFIHMIQMLYRVEDIPSTIKFFHSCLDHHGKLLIIILSDSSGWASLWQKYRHCLPSTDSGHYITSSGITDILKRLGIEYRIYEFPSGWDITECFIDGDLVGGCMMDFLTGTKNFLGTAPPGLRRQLQEALCQPECSSKKDGRIIFSNNLSMIVVDS